The following proteins are co-located in the Cryptococcus neoformans var. neoformans B-3501A chromosome 12, whole genome shotgun sequence genome:
- a CDS encoding hypothetical protein (Match to ESTs gb|CF184003.1|CF184003, gb|CF184002.1|CF184002; HMMPfam hit to NPD, 2-nitropropane dioxygenase, score: 221.7, E(): 1.3e-63), whose product MPIITVRYFGLNHPSLACRPPLPQHTYIYPASNARITSAFLHNLVSNTLTSTQIIMSVISTPITKLFGIKHPILLAGMNVAAGPELAAAVSNAGGLGVIGGLGYTPKHLRGVIKDLKASLKSPDLPFGVDLLIPSLGPSARKTNYDYTKGQLNDLIDVIIEEKAKLFVCAVGVPPKEAVEKLHAAGIYVMNMVGHPKHVTKALAQGVDIICAQGGEGGGHTGRTTFSILIPACVDICKGKKSPLTGQPVHVIAAGGIYDGRGLAASLMYGAQAVWVGTRFVASTEAAAPKKHKELILSADHGDADTTLIYTGRPLRVRQTDYVKSWTNRQDEILQLTKQGKIPHDLELQKHPEKSLESRPWLMGDVSALIHDVKPAKEIIDEMVSTAKQCLEHGYTSVSGGRGPSKAKL is encoded by the exons ATGCCAATTATTACTGTACGGTATTTCGGTCTCAATCACCCCTCCTTAGCCTGTCGACCCCCGCTTCCTCAGCACACTTATATATACCCTGCATCCAATGCAAGGATAACATCCGCATTTCTTCATAATCTTGTTTCAAATACCTTGACTTCCACGCAAATCATCATGTCCGTCATCTCCACGCCAATCACCAAACTCT TCGGTATCAAACATCCCATTCTCCTCGC GGGGATGAACGTCGCTGCAGGACCCGAGCTTGCCGCTGCCGTATCTAATGCCGGTGGTCTCGGTGTGATTGGCGGTCTTGGTTATAC ACCCAAACATCTTCGAGGGGTTATCAAAGATTTGAAAGCCAGCCTTAAATCACCGGATCTAC CTTTCGGAGTGGATCTCCTTATCCCATCTTTGGGACCCTCAGCCCGTAAAACCAACTATGATTATACCAAAGGCCAGCTTAATGATCTCATTGATGTCATCATTGAGGAAAAGGCCAAGCTCTTTGTCTGTGCTGTTGGAGTGCCACCCAAAGAGGCTGTCGAGAAACTGCACGCCGCTGGTATCTATGTGATGAAC ATGGTCGGGCACCCCAAGCATGTCACCAAGGCCCTTGCCCAAGGTGTAGATATCATTTGTGCACAA ggaggagagggcgGCGGCCACACTGGCAGAACCACATTCTCAATCCTCATTCCCGCTTGTGTCGACATTtgcaaaggcaaaaagtCTCCTCTCACCGGCCAGCCC GTCCATGTGATTGCTGCAGGTGGCATCTACGACGGCCGCGGTCTTGCAGCATCACTCATGTACGGTGCACAAGCTGTTTGGGTCGGCACTCGGTTCGTTGCTAGTACAGAAGCTGCGGCGCCCAAGAAACACAAGGAGCT CATTTTGTCAGCCGATCATGGCGATGCTGACACGACTCTAATCTACACGGGTCGCCCTTTGCGAGTGAGGCAAACAGATTATGTAAAATCGTGGACCAACAGGCAGGATGAAAT ATTGCAACTCACCAAGCAAGGAAAAATTCCTCACGACCTTGAGCTGCAGAAGCATCCCGAGAAGAGTCTCGAAAGTCGCCCCTGGCTCATGGGAGATGTCAGTGCTTTGATTCAT GATGTGAAGCCAGCAAAGGAGATCATAGATGAAATGGTCAGCACCGCAAAGCAATGCCTCGAACACGGCTATACCTCAGTATCTGGCGGACGAGGTCCTTCCAAGGCCAAGCTTTAG